The genomic DNA CCGATTGGCTCGAACCTAACAGCAATTCAGGCGGAAGCAGGCAGGACCGAGCGATACAGCGCGGGGTCGACGATCATGTCCACGCGGCCGAACCGGGCGCGGCTCAGGGCCAGCACCTGGTCGAGCTGGCTGCGATCGTGAGTGTCGGCCGCGAGCGCGTAGACACGGTCGGCGGGGTAGCCGTGGGTGATGCGGACCAGTGGGCCGGCCTGCCGTGCCGTCACCACGACGCGGTGTCCGTCGGCCAGCAGGCTGTGGGCGGTGGCGAGGCCGGCTTCGGTGCCGGCATCCAGGACGACCGCGACGATGCTGTGCTTCATGAGACGAGTCAACGCCCGCCGCCTAGGCGTGAGATGAGAGCCGATTAGGTAGCCGAACAGCGTTTGTCAGCGGACCAAACGGCGCAGCAGGGCCGACGCTGCGACGATGCCGAGCACTGCCGTGACCGCGAGAACCGCGACATCGAGCAGGGTGTTGCCCGGCGTGCCGAGCAGCAGCGAACGCAGCGCGTTCACCTCGTACGACAGCGGGTTCACGGTGGACAGCGCGTGCAGCCAACCCGGCATGATGTCCACCGGATACAGCGCGTTCGAGGCGAAGAACAGCGGCATGGTGATGGCCTGGCCGATGCCCATCAGCCGGTCGCGGTTGCGGACCAGCCCAGCCAAAGTCATTGACAGACAAGAGAAGAACGCTGATCCGAGCATCACCACCGCCATGGCGGCCAGGATGTGCAGCGGGTTGAAGCTGAGATGGATGCCCATCAGCAGCGCGATCACCAGAACCCCGATCACCTGGGCGATCGATCGGACTCCCGCCGCGAACGCCTTGCCGGTGATCAGTGCCGACGCCGGCGACGGCGTCACCATCAGCTTGGCCAGGATGCCGGCGTCGCGGTCCCAGACGATCTGGATGCCGTAGAAGATCGAGATGAACAACGCCGACTGGGCGATGATCCCCGGCGCCAGGAACGACAGATAGGGCACGTTGCCGGTGTTGATGACGTGCAGCCGCGAGAAGGTCTGGCCGAAGATCAGCAGCCACAGCGCGGGCTGAACCGTGCGGGTGACCAACTCGGTGCGGTCGTGCCGCAGCTTCTGCAATTCGACCAAGGCGAAGGCGCCCATGCGGCGGGCGAGTCCACCGATGCGCCTGGCGCCGCGCGGTGCGGCGACGAGTTCGACGTCAACTGACACGACGGGCAGTCCTCCTTCCGGCGCGGATTTCCTTGAGGGTCTGGCGGTCGTCGTCCCCCGACAGGTCGGACCCGGCGTAGTGCCGGAAGACGTCCTCGAGGGTGCCGGCCGGGCCGAGCGTCGCCTTCAGATCGGTGGGCGACCCGACGGCCTGCAGGACGCCGTGGTGCATCAGGGCAACGCGGTCGCACAACGCGTCGGCTTCCTCCATGTAGTGCGTGGTGAGCAGGACCGTCATGCCGAACTCCTGCTGCATGTGCGCCACTTGGGCCCAGACACTGTCGCGCGCAATGGGATCCAGGCCGACGGTGGGTTCGTCGAGGATCAACAGTGAGGGCCGGTTCACGAGGGCTTGGGCCAGCTCGAGTCGCCGGACCATGCCGCCCGAGAACGTCTTCGCGGGCCGGTCGGCGACATCGAGCAGCTGCATGGCGCGCAGCGCATCGTCGACCCTGTCCCGGCGGTCGCGGCGCGGCACGTCGTACAGCCGCGCGAACAGGTCGACGTTCTGGCGTCCGGTGAGGGCGGATTCGATCGAGAGTTGTTGCGGCACATAGCCGAGGTTCTGGCGGATATCCATGGTGCGGCGGTCGGCGTCGAGCCCGAAGATGCGGATCTGCCCGTGCTGCACCGGCGTCAGGGTGGTGAGCAGCCGTACCAGGGTGGTCTTGCCCGCGCCGTTGGGGCCGAGCAGTCCCATGGTTTCGCCCACGCCGACGGTGAGGCTGAGGTCATCGACCGCGGTGAGATCGCCGTAGCGGTGCGTGACGTGGTCGCATTCGACGGCGGGAGTACTCATGGCTGGCCCTCCTGGAGCATTCGGGTCATCTCGGCCAGGACCGCCAAACCCTTTGTCAGATTGTCGATTTGCTCGGTGCTGAGTTGCTTCAGGACGACATCGAGGGCGGCCCGGCGGGCGGCCCTGGTCTCGTCCGCCAGCTGCTGGGCGGGTGCGGTCAGCCGGAGCCGGCCGATGCGGCGGTCGTCGGGGTCGACGCTGCGGACGAGGAGGTTGTCCGCAGCCAGCTTGGAGACCAGGGTCGACGCGGTGTTGGCGGCCAGGCCCAGTTCCTGTGCGGCTTCCCGAACCGAGATGCCGGGCTGCCGGCCGACGAGTCTGAGCAGTTCGGCTTGCGATTGGGTTACGCCCGCGAAGCTCCCGCCGGCGGTCCGGCGCAGTTGCCGGCGAAACCTGCCGACGGTGTGGAACAGGCCGGTGGTGAGGTCGGAGCTGAGGGCGGTGTCGGCGGGCACGTCCTCATAATAGCTCTGTTGCAGAGGTATTGCAGAACCGTGGTTTACTCGGGCGGTGTTCCCTGAATACCGCACACTGCTGACCGCGTTCGACGGTGGTGTGGTGACGCTGACGCTGAACCGGCCGGAGCGGCGCAACGCTTTTGGTGACGGCATGCGTGAGGAACTCGCCGACGCGTACAGCCGCTGCAACGCGGCCGACGACGTGCGGGCCATCGTGCTGACCGGCGCGCCGCCGGCGTTCTGCGCCGGGGCCGACCTGGCCGCGGGCGACCAGACGTTCGCCGCGCCCGGCCCCGAGTTCAGTGCGGCGGGCATCCCGGTCCCGGCGTGGTCGTTGAGCAAGCCGGTGATCGCGGCGGTCAACGGACATGCGATCGGGCTGGGCCTCACCTTGGCGCTGCAGTGCGATATCCGGATCTTCGCCGCCGACGCGCGTTACGGCGTCGTGCAGGTGCGCCGCGGCGTGGTGGGGGACGCCTACTCGCACTGGGCGTTGCCCCGGCTGGTCGGCATCGCCCGGGCCGCGGAAATCCTCTTGACCGGAACAACTTTCGACGGCCACCGAGCGGCGGAACTCGGCATCGCCGGCCGGGTGCTGCCCGCTGACGAGGTGCTGCCCGCCGCGCTGGCGGTGGCCCATGACATCGCGGACAACACCGCGCCGATGTCGGTGGCGGCCAGCAAGCGGCTGCTCTGGGAGTCCTTCGAGCTGTCGCGCGACGAGGTGGGGCAGCGGGAGACCGAGATCCACCGCGCGGTGATGGCGCATGACGACGCCAAGGAGGGGGTGCGGGCGCTGCAGGCCGGGCGCCTGCCGCGGTGAACGGGCCGTCCGGTGGACCCGACTGTCTAGACCACCGTGACGCCGGAATCTCGCAGGGCGGCAACGGCATTCGCGATGCCGTCGGCCGACACCCCGGCCGTGTAGTCGAGCAGGACGCGGGTGCGGAACCCGGCTTCGGCGGCGTCGGCTGCCGTCGCCTTGACGCAGTAGTCGGTGGCGATGCCGACCACGTCGACCTCGTCGACCCCGCGGGCGCGCAGCCAGTCCGCCAGCGCGGTGCCGGCGTCGACCTCGCCTTCGAACCCGCTGTATGCGGCGGAATACGGTCCTTTGCGGAACACCGCCTCGACCGTGGACACGTCGAGCTCGGGATGGAACTGCGCGCCCGGTGTGCCCGCGACGCAGTGCGGCGGCCATGAGGTCAGGAAGTCGGGTTGGTCGGAGAAATGCGCACCCGGGTCGATGTGGTGGTCGGCCGTGGCGACGACATGGTCGTACTCGCGGCGGGCCAGCAGGCCGGTGATCGCGCGAGCCACTTCGCCACCGCCGGAGACCGCAAGGGATCCCCCTTCGCAGAAGTCGTTCTGCACGTCGACGACGATCAACGCCCGCATGTGTCCACGGTAGACCGCTTGCTGCGCTTCGCTGGTTGCCGTAGCGTCCGGACACGTGTCTGAACAGGCGCTTGAGCCCACCCGGCGCCGGTTGACGGCCAAACAGGCCGATACGGTCGACCGGCTGAGCCGTGCCGCGCTCGACCTGTTGCGCCGCGAAGGCTTCGCGGGGCTGACGGTCCGCCGGGTCGCGGCCGACGCCGGTGTCGGCGCGGCGACGGCCTATACCTACTTCTCGTCGAAGGAACACCTGGTCGCCGAGGTGTTCTGGCGCCGGCTGGCGTCGTCACCGCCCGCGGCGCACGACTCCGACGATCCTGCCACTCGGGTGACCGAGGTGCTGCGGCACATCGCGCTGTTGGTGATCGACGAGCCGGAGTTCGCCGGGGCCGTGACCAACGCGCTGCTGGGCCGCGACCCGGATGTCGAGGTGCTGCGGCAGCGCATCGCCGGGGACATTCGCTCGCGATTGGCCGCGGCACTCGGCCCGGACGTGGACAACGACGTCATCGAGTCGCTGGAGATGCTGTATTCGGGCGCGCTGGTCCGGGCCGGCATGGGGTTCACGTCGTACGACGAGATTGCCGGGCGGCTGGAGAAGTCAGCCCGGCTGATGCTGCGCTGACGATCGGGTGCCCAGCATCGCGAGCGCGGCGGTGACTGCCGGCTCGGTGAGCTCCGCGACGTCGCGGCCGTCCTCGACGAGCAGTGCCGTGAGTTCACGGAGGCCGCCCAGCAGGATCAGGGCCACCGGCCGGCTGATCGGGGCGATGCCGGCGCGCTCGAATCCCGAACCGCTCGTGAGATCGACGACCATGTCGGTCAGATGCTCCATGGCCAGGCGATTGAGCGGCAGCGCGGCGTCACCGAGCGCCGGGGCCTCCCGGATCCAGCTCAGGGTGATCGCGGGCCGGGAAGCGATGTGCGCGACGTACGCGTCGACCGCGTTGCGCACCTGCTGCTCCCAGTCGCCGTCGGGATCGATCGCGGCGCGGATCCGGGCGATGAGGTCCTCGTTGTTGGCGCGCAGCAGCTCGACGAAGCACTCTTCCTTGCTCGCGAACTGGTCGTAGAACGTGCGCTTCGAGGTCTTGGCGTTCCGGACGATGTCGGCGACGGTGGTGTCGCGGTAGCCCCGGGTCTCCAGCGAGGTGGCCAGCCCGTCGAGCAGCCGCCCGCGGAACGGCTGCGCCGCGTTGACCTCGCCGTCTGCCATCGCTCTCCCAAAACCCTTGTCACCTCTGGTACCAGCCGGTACCGTACCGGATAACGACGCGGTACACCGTGGTACCGCGTAATCAGTGGCTTGGAGCGTGCCATGACCGAAACCGTCACCGCTGAACTCACCGAGCGTGCGCCGGCGATCCACCTGCCACCGGCGACCGGAGTGCCCAAGTTTCTCCAAGGGGTGGCGTTCGCGACCAACCGGCGGAAGTTCGTCAACCGGATGGTGCCGCGACTGGGCCCGGTATTCACCTGTGACGCACCGGTTTTCGGCCGTGCGGTCATGGTGACCGACCCGCAGCTGGCCAAACAGCTGTTCGCGGCCAACCCCGCCGATGTCGGCAACATCCAGCCGAACCTGTCGCGCGTCCTCGGCAGCGGATCGGTGTTCGCGCTCGACGGTTCCGAGCACCGGCTGCGCCGTAAGCTGCTGACCCCGCCGTTCCACGGCAAGAGCATCAAGAACTACGAGCGCATCTTCGAGGAGGAGACGCTGCGCGCGGCGGCGTCCTGGCCGGAGGGGAAGTCGTTCCCCACGCTCGAGCCGATGATGCACATCACCCTCAACGCCATCCTGCGCGCGGTGTTCGGCGCAGACGGTCACCACCTCGACGAACTGCGGCGCATCATCCCGCCGTGGGTCACCCTGGGATCGCGGCTGGCGGTACTGCCCATGCCGCCGCGCACCTACGGCCGCTTCACACCGTGGGGCCGGCTCGCCGAATACCGGCGACGGTACGACGAGGTGGTCGGCCGGCTGATCGACGCGGTCGCCGCCGACCCTCAGCTCGAGAGCCGTGACGACGTCCTGGCATTGCTGCTGCGCAGCACCTACGAGGACGGAACGGCGATGTCCCGCAGCGACATCGCCGACGAACTGCTGACGCTGCTGGCGGCCGGCCACGAAACCACCGCGGCCACCATGGCGTGGGTGTTCGAGCGGATCTCCCGGCACCCCGAGGTGCTGCGGCGCCTGGAAGACGAGGTGGCAGCCGGTGAGACCGACGAGTACCGCCTGGCGACCATCCTGGAGGTGCAGCGCATCCGCACCATCATCGACTTCGCCGGCCGGCATGTGTACGCGCCGACCTTCCAGCTCGGGGAATGGGTCATCCCGCGGGGCTTCTCGGTCATCGTCGCCATCGACCACATGCACGAGGACGCAAAGGAATTCGCGGATCCGGAGCGGTTCGACCCCGCGCGGTTCCTCGGGCGCCGGCCCCCGCTGGCCTTCCTGCCGTTCGGTGGCGGTACCCGGCGCTGCGTCGGGGCGGTGTTCGCCCAGGTCGAGATGGACGTCGTGCTACGGACGGTGTTGCGGCACTTCGCCATTCAGGTCACCAGCGCGCCGGGCGAGAAGGTCTTCTCCCGCGGCGTGGCCTACACGCCGAAAGATGGCGGTCGCGTGACCTTACGCAGGCGCGTCACCCCGCTGTAGGTTCGTGCTGTGACCGAACGGATTACGCAGTACCGCAATGACGGACTGACCTTCGATGTGGTTGACTCCGGCCCCATCGACGGCGACGTCGTGGTGTTGTTGCACGGCTTCCCGCAGACCGCCGAGTCCTGGGCCGCCGTGGCGGAGCTGTTGCACGCCAATGGTTTCCGCACCTTGGTGCCCAACCAGCGCGGCTATTCACCCGGTGCCCGGCCGAAGGGCCGGCGCCAGTACACGATTCCCAAGTTGACCGATGACGTCGCCGCGCTGATCGACCTGGTCGGCGGGCCGGTGCACGTGGCCGGGCACGACTGGGGCGCCGCGATCGCCTGGGCGCTGACGGCGACGAAACCCGAGTTGGTGCGCACCCTGACCGCGGTGTCGGTGCCCCACACCGGTGCCTTCCTGAAGGCGATGGCCGTCGGGACGCAGGCGCTGCACTCGTACTACATGCTGATCTTCCAACTCCCTTGGCTCGGTGAACGATTCGCGCAGCTGGCGATGCCGCGCAGCGGCATGACCGCCGATGCGCTGGCCGTCACCCAGGCCGAGGTGTTCGACAGCGGGGCGCTGACTCCCGCGCTCAACTGGTACCGCGCCATGCCGTTCGTCAACCCGAAGTCGGCGTTCACGCCGGTGGTCCGGCCCACCACCTACATCTGGAGCGACGGCGACATCGCGCTCGGCCGCAAGGGCGCCCTGCTCACCGAGCAGTTCGTCCATGCGCCGTACAAGTTCGAGATCGTCGAGGGCGCCAACCACTGGTTGCCGGATCAGCATCCCGAACTGGTCGCCCGGCTGATCGCCGAGCGCGCCGGGACTTAGTGATTTGTGCACGATTTTCCGCGGCTGGCGCGGAAAATCGTGCACAAATCACGCTCGTTTGGGCAGTTTCCAGCCCGGCCGCGGGAAGTGGCACGTGTAGCCGTTGGGGATGCGTTCCAGGTAGTCCTGGTGCTCGGGCTCGGCCTCCCAGAACGGCACGGCCGGCGTCACCTCGGTGACCACCTTGCCGGGCCACAGACCCGAGGCGTCGACGTCGGCGATGGTGTCTTCGGCGATGCGCTTCTGCTCGTCGTCGGTGTAGAAGATGGCCGAGCGGTAGCTGGTGCCGACGTCATTGCCCTGCCGGTTGACGGTCGACGGGTCGTGGATCTGGAAGAAGAACTCCAGGAGCGCGCGGAAGTCGGTCTGGCTGGGGTCGTAGATGATCTCGACGGCCTCGGCGTGGCCGGGGTGGTTGCGGTAGGTCGGGTGATCGTTCGATCCGCCGGTGTAGCCGACGCGCGTGGTCAGCACGCCCGGTTGCTTGCGGATCAGGTCCTGCATCCCCCAGAAGCAGCCGCCCGCCAGGATCGCGGTCGCAGTGTCGGTCATGTACGCCTCCTCGCTTTGACTCCAGGGAACCAAAGTCCCGGCGACTGCGCAAGTGCTCGACAAACGTCGCTAGAACGTGTTCTAGTTTTCCTGTGACGGGCAACACCTTCAGTCGCGAGGAACTCATCGCGGCATTCGACGTCTTCGAGCAGACCGTGGACCGCGCCGCCCAGACGCGCGACTGGGATCCGTGGACCGACCACTACACCGAGGACGTGCTGTACATCGAGCACGCCATGGGCACCATGCACGGGCGCGAGGAAGTGCGGCCCTGGATCTGGAACACCATGGAGAACTTCCCGGGCAGCTACATGACGTCGTTCCCGTCGCTGTGGAAGGTCTATGACGAGGCCACTGGCCGCGTCATCTGCGAACTCGACAACCCCATGCGCGATCCGGGAGACGGCACCATCATCGGCGCCACCAACATCTCGATCATGACATACGCGGGCGACGGCCTGTGGAGCAAGCAGGAAGACATCTACAACCCCATGAAGTTCCTCGAGACCACCATGGCGTGGTGCAAGAAGGCCGAAGCGCTGGGCACGTTGCCCGAGGTGGCCGAAGAGTGGATGCGCAAGGTCGGTGGCAGGGGACGCCGGTGACCGCCCTCGTCATCGGGGCCAACGGCTACCTCGGCTCGCACGTCACCCGGCAGCTCGTGGCGGCCGGGGAAGACGTGCGGGTCATGGTGCGGGCCGGCGCCAACACCATCGGAATCGACGACCTCGACGTGACCCGCTACGAGGGCGACATCTGGGACAACGACACCCTGCGCGCCGCGATGACCGGCGCTGACGTCGTCTACTACTGCGTGGTCGACACCCGCGGCTGGCTCCGGGACCCGTCGCCGTTGTTCCGCACCAACGTCGAGGGCACCCGCAACGTGCTGGATATCGCGGTGGAGCCCGAAATCGCCTCGGGCCTCAAGAAATTCGTCTTCACCAGCAGCTACGCCACGGTGGGACGCAAGCGCGGCTTCGTGTCCACCGAGGACGACATCGCCGACGAGCGCACCCTGCCGCCGTACGTGCGGTCGCGCGTGCAGGCCGAGAAACTGGTGCTGGAATACGCCCGCGAGCGAGGATTGCCAGCGGTCGCGATGTGCGTGTCCACCACGTACGGCGGAACCGACTGGGGCCGTACGCCGCACGGCGCCATCATCGCCGGTGCCGCGTTCGGAAAGTTGCCGTTCGTGATGAGCGGCATCGAACTGGAGGCGGTCGACGTCAACGACGCCGCCCGCGCCCTGATCCTGTCGGCCGACAAGGGCCGGCCCGGTGAGCGATACCTGATCTCCGACAAGATGATCAGCAATGCCGAGGTGGCGCGGATCGCCGCGGCGGAGGCGGGGGTGCCGGCGCCGGCCAGGTCGCTGCCGCTGCCGGTGACCTACGCGCTCGCCACGATGGGCACCGTCAAAGGCCGGATCAAAGGCA from Mycolicibacterium phocaicum includes the following:
- a CDS encoding NAD-dependent epimerase/dehydratase family protein: MTALVIGANGYLGSHVTRQLVAAGEDVRVMVRAGANTIGIDDLDVTRYEGDIWDNDTLRAAMTGADVVYYCVVDTRGWLRDPSPLFRTNVEGTRNVLDIAVEPEIASGLKKFVFTSSYATVGRKRGFVSTEDDIADERTLPPYVRSRVQAEKLVLEYARERGLPAVAMCVSTTYGGTDWGRTPHGAIIAGAAFGKLPFVMSGIELEAVDVNDAARALILSADKGRPGERYLISDKMISNAEVARIAAAEAGVPAPARSLPLPVTYALATMGTVKGRIKGTDEHMSLASLRLMRAEAPVDCSKARAELGWEPRPVEDAVREAARFWVGLRKARQAQKSAG
- a CDS encoding enoyl-CoA hydratase/isomerase family protein — protein: MFPEYRTLLTAFDGGVVTLTLNRPERRNAFGDGMREELADAYSRCNAADDVRAIVLTGAPPAFCAGADLAAGDQTFAAPGPEFSAAGIPVPAWSLSKPVIAAVNGHAIGLGLTLALQCDIRIFAADARYGVVQVRRGVVGDAYSHWALPRLVGIARAAEILLTGTTFDGHRAAELGIAGRVLPADEVLPAALAVAHDIADNTAPMSVAASKRLLWESFELSRDEVGQRETEIHRAVMAHDDAKEGVRALQAGRLPR
- a CDS encoding TetR/AcrR family transcriptional regulator; protein product: MADGEVNAAQPFRGRLLDGLATSLETRGYRDTTVADIVRNAKTSKRTFYDQFASKEECFVELLRANNEDLIARIRAAIDPDGDWEQQVRNAVDAYVAHIASRPAITLSWIREAPALGDAALPLNRLAMEHLTDMVVDLTSGSGFERAGIAPISRPVALILLGGLRELTALLVEDGRDVAELTEPAVTAALAMLGTRSSAQHQPG
- a CDS encoding TetR/AcrR family transcriptional regulator: MSEQALEPTRRRLTAKQADTVDRLSRAALDLLRREGFAGLTVRRVAADAGVGAATAYTYFSSKEHLVAEVFWRRLASSPPAAHDSDDPATRVTEVLRHIALLVIDEPEFAGAVTNALLGRDPDVEVLRQRIAGDIRSRLAAALGPDVDNDVIESLEMLYSGALVRAGMGFTSYDEIAGRLEKSARLMLR
- a CDS encoding SDR family NAD(P)-dependent oxidoreductase; protein product: MKHSIVAVVLDAGTEAGLATAHSLLADGHRVVVTARQAGPLVRITHGYPADRVYALAADTHDRSQLDQVLALSRARFGRVDMIVDPALYRSVLPASA
- a CDS encoding MarR family winged helix-turn-helix transcriptional regulator — translated: MPADTALSSDLTTGLFHTVGRFRRQLRRTAGGSFAGVTQSQAELLRLVGRQPGISVREAAQELGLAANTASTLVSKLAADNLLVRSVDPDDRRIGRLRLTAPAQQLADETRAARRAALDVVLKQLSTEQIDNLTKGLAVLAEMTRMLQEGQP
- a CDS encoding ATP-binding cassette domain-containing protein, with protein sequence MSTPAVECDHVTHRYGDLTAVDDLSLTVGVGETMGLLGPNGAGKTTLVRLLTTLTPVQHGQIRIFGLDADRRTMDIRQNLGYVPQQLSIESALTGRQNVDLFARLYDVPRRDRRDRVDDALRAMQLLDVADRPAKTFSGGMVRRLELAQALVNRPSLLILDEPTVGLDPIARDSVWAQVAHMQQEFGMTVLLTTHYMEEADALCDRVALMHHGVLQAVGSPTDLKATLGPAGTLEDVFRHYAGSDLSGDDDRQTLKEIRAGRRTARRVS
- a CDS encoding nicotinamidase; its protein translation is MRALIVVDVQNDFCEGGSLAVSGGGEVARAITGLLARREYDHVVATADHHIDPGAHFSDQPDFLTSWPPHCVAGTPGAQFHPELDVSTVEAVFRKGPYSAAYSGFEGEVDAGTALADWLRARGVDEVDVVGIATDYCVKATAADAAEAGFRTRVLLDYTAGVSADGIANAVAALRDSGVTVV
- a CDS encoding ABC transporter permease, with amino-acid sequence MGAFALVELQKLRHDRTELVTRTVQPALWLLIFGQTFSRLHVINTGNVPYLSFLAPGIIAQSALFISIFYGIQIVWDRDAGILAKLMVTPSPASALITGKAFAAGVRSIAQVIGVLVIALLMGIHLSFNPLHILAAMAVVMLGSAFFSCLSMTLAGLVRNRDRLMGIGQAITMPLFFASNALYPVDIMPGWLHALSTVNPLSYEVNALRSLLLGTPGNTLLDVAVLAVTAVLGIVAASALLRRLVR
- the msrA gene encoding peptide-methionine (S)-S-oxide reductase MsrA, encoding MTDTATAILAGGCFWGMQDLIRKQPGVLTTRVGYTGGSNDHPTYRNHPGHAEAVEIIYDPSQTDFRALLEFFFQIHDPSTVNRQGNDVGTSYRSAIFYTDDEQKRIAEDTIADVDASGLWPGKVVTEVTPAVPFWEAEPEHQDYLERIPNGYTCHFPRPGWKLPKRA
- a CDS encoding alpha/beta fold hydrolase, with translation MTERITQYRNDGLTFDVVDSGPIDGDVVVLLHGFPQTAESWAAVAELLHANGFRTLVPNQRGYSPGARPKGRRQYTIPKLTDDVAALIDLVGGPVHVAGHDWGAAIAWALTATKPELVRTLTAVSVPHTGAFLKAMAVGTQALHSYYMLIFQLPWLGERFAQLAMPRSGMTADALAVTQAEVFDSGALTPALNWYRAMPFVNPKSAFTPVVRPTTYIWSDGDIALGRKGALLTEQFVHAPYKFEIVEGANHWLPDQHPELVARLIAERAGT
- a CDS encoding cytochrome P450, whose translation is MTETVTAELTERAPAIHLPPATGVPKFLQGVAFATNRRKFVNRMVPRLGPVFTCDAPVFGRAVMVTDPQLAKQLFAANPADVGNIQPNLSRVLGSGSVFALDGSEHRLRRKLLTPPFHGKSIKNYERIFEEETLRAAASWPEGKSFPTLEPMMHITLNAILRAVFGADGHHLDELRRIIPPWVTLGSRLAVLPMPPRTYGRFTPWGRLAEYRRRYDEVVGRLIDAVAADPQLESRDDVLALLLRSTYEDGTAMSRSDIADELLTLLAAGHETTAATMAWVFERISRHPEVLRRLEDEVAAGETDEYRLATILEVQRIRTIIDFAGRHVYAPTFQLGEWVIPRGFSVIVAIDHMHEDAKEFADPERFDPARFLGRRPPLAFLPFGGGTRRCVGAVFAQVEMDVVLRTVLRHFAIQVTSAPGEKVFSRGVAYTPKDGGRVTLRRRVTPL
- a CDS encoding nuclear transport factor 2 family protein, whose protein sequence is MTGNTFSREELIAAFDVFEQTVDRAAQTRDWDPWTDHYTEDVLYIEHAMGTMHGREEVRPWIWNTMENFPGSYMTSFPSLWKVYDEATGRVICELDNPMRDPGDGTIIGATNISIMTYAGDGLWSKQEDIYNPMKFLETTMAWCKKAEALGTLPEVAEEWMRKVGGRGRR